Proteins encoded by one window of Eremothecium cymbalariae DBVPG#7215 chromosome 1, complete sequence:
- the RGR1 gene encoding Rgr1p (similar to Ashbya gossypii ABR230C), with product MTTAVKESKLFRRDFDTSKPSTMTKASGISAEVSQGQQHQRIITPVKEAPPPLPHVDFNQLPLAVIIRNLTVYAVKELSLYMKTNVHSTEDPTTRKMGFLKLIIFLRNQFLRIYVLIKWCKTIKQNNFHTMIDLLNWFRGTNVIVNNCLLALKDTSTNMAGAKLPNPDLITALEVLMLGRPNLPTHDFVLNGDDSSNQSEKIPAKLILKRLRDLNTCLSIKISLMDLPPEFHSYSIKNGRITFVVSSEFEISLSTIDQDSPLFFVNIKFLFNDNRFPLNTTNIERIINDILFRSQSPLLSLYQFIHKYVLTLQLYMIHVELQDMETNGKYAAGNLLHHYDSKKNMITLRYWLQSKMNSKCKATIGVERETQSIILKWQTPDIKGEMTSTKYNNLLGNMEAILDEITFNHARIIRSELLVTGLFQNDESKSDDSDSLLFHVPVICVATAPVQLKINPISGIFYFRNPSSLLLSYAKLLNQTSNLEEFTNILERLRMDKIVHILRNMFEKTGWICKDVVKLNKPILYEKRIKDQKKILTRDLFIRLKDWPANWFFILSLVSSGATCMVEKIIGKVKSIKGNWELKYLDQGKVQVVKLESITYQNVMHMQKTIIQKILNHMIIDSLNELKISKAICQGDGLQKLPYYVEDGVSNVSNVSIIAIALESFLQGSKALSDTLENTMFLRMDYEQNEIKLFGKFKKDTQMIRCQCDELLVNFIDKKGLAFHMSEKFTNLSHVVQYLNRFRQKLMQLVILTDVTEKLHRNFKSEYFQIVKLKPNEISFKYLKNSKDEQDCTIQIVTNDTKIEKLQVELSRLNPQHIIQKYLECDKYDPHFIFNYLHFTSRLFSAFTKILESSSNTMNVTLHLHTLAGYQLNYHNRLTGGQVALSIDLRNFPHKSGSLYYVHFAHDDHISTKNPMYALVLQVINTIFILSNGGKKTIPNAIRLGVGVACTSNDIEPLLGEIHSVLTHY from the coding sequence ATGACCACTGCTGTGAAAGAATCCAAGCTATTTCGTCGAGATTTTGATACCTCCAAACCTAGTACTATGACGAAAGCTTCTGGGATTAGTGCCGAAGTTTCTCAGGGCCAGCAGCATCAAAGGATAATTACACCGGTCAAGGAGGCTCCGCCTCCACTTCCACATGTTGACTTTAATCAGCTTCCGCTAGCTGTGATAATTCGGAACTTGACAGTTTATGCTGTGAAGGAGTTGAGTTTGTATATGAAAACCAATGTTCACTCTACAGAGGATCCCACCACAAGGAAAATGGGATTCTTGAAGCTAATTATCTTTTTGAGGAATCAATTTTTAAGGATTTATGTGTTGATTAAATGGTGTAAAACCATCAAGCAGAATAACTTTCATACGATGATTGACCTGTTGAACTGGTTCCGTGGTACGAATGTTATTGTAAACAACTGTCTCTTAGCATTGAAGGATACAAGCACCAATATGGCTGGTGCAAAGCTTCCAAACCCAGATTTAATAACTGCCCTAGAAGTTTTAATGCTTGGGAGACCCAACTTGCCTACTCATGACTTTGTTTTGAATGGAGATGATAGCAGCAACCAGTCGGAGAAAATACCTGCAAAACTTATATTAAAGAGGTTACGAGATTTGAACACTTGTTTATCGATAAAGATATCCTTGATGGATTTGCCTCCTGAATTCCATAGCTACTCTATTAAAAATGGTAGAATAACATTTGTTGTAAGCTCAGAATTCGAGATTTCTCTGTCTACTATTGATCAAGATTCTCCattgttttttgtcaatatcaaattcttaTTTAACGACAATCGGTTTCCATTGAATACTACAAATATTGAACGAATAATTAACGACATACTGTTTAGAAGCCAGTCCCCGTTACTTTCGTTATATCAATTCATACACAAATATGTGTTGACCTTACAACTGTATATGATACATGTTGAATTACAGGATATGGAAACAAATGGAAAATATGCTGCAGGAAATTTGCTCCATCATTATGAttccaaaaagaatatgattACTTTACGCTATTGGTTACAAAGTAAGATGAATTCAAAATGTAAAGCAACAATTGGGGTGGAAAGGGAAACGCAATCAATTATTCTAAAATGGCAAACCCCGGATATCAAAGGAGAAATGACGTCTACAAAATACAACAATCTATTGGGTAACATGGAAGCAATTCTGGATGAGATTACTTTCAACCATGCCAGGATCATCAGGTCAGAACTATTGGTCACAGGTTTGTTCCAAAACGATGAAAGTAAGAGTGATGATTCTGATAGTTTGTTGTTTCACGTCCCTGTGATATGTGTTGCAACTGCGCCTGTTCAGTTAAAAATCAACCCAATAAGtggaatattttattttagaaacCCGAGttcgttgttgttgtctTATGCAAAACTTCTCAACCAAACTTCCAATCTGGAAGAGTTCACAAACATCTTGGAAAGGTTGCGCATGGATAAAATCGTCCATATTCTGAGGAACATGTTTGAAAAAACAGGTTGGATATGTAAAGATGTTGTCAAATTGAATAAACCAATATTGTATGAAAAACGCATTAAagatcaaaagaaaattttaaCCCGCGATCTGTTTATCAGACTAAAAGACTGGCCGGCAAACTGGTTTTTTATCTTGAGCCTTGTATCATCAGGAGCAACATGCATGGtagaaaaaataattggTAAAGTGAAATCTATTAAAGGTAACTGGGAGTTGAAATATCTTGATCAAGGTAAGGTTCAAGTCGTCAAATTAGAGAGCATTACTTACCAAAATGTCATGCATATGCAAAAGactattattcaaaaaattctaaaCCACATGATTATCGATTCTTTAAATGAACTGAAAATCTCAAAGGCGATATGTCAGGGTGATGGACTCCAGAAGTTACCGTACTACGTTGAAGATGGTGTTAGCAATGTTTCCAACGTATCCATAATTGCCATAGCATTAGAATCTTTTTTACAAGGGTCCAAGGCATTAAGTGACACTTTGGAAAACACCATGTTCTTGAGAATGGATTATGAAcaaaatgaaataaaattatttgggaaatttaaaaaagataccCAGATGATCAGATGTCAATGTGATGAATTATTGGTAAATTTTATCGACAAAAAGGGGTTGGCATTCCATATGAGCGAAAAGTTCACAAACCTAAGTCATGTCGTCCAATACTTGAATAGGTTTAGGCAAAAACTAATGCAATTAGTCATTCTTACAGATGTTACTGAAAAACTTCATCGAAATTTTAAATCCGAGTATTTTCAGATTGTTAAATTGAAGCCAAATGAGATcagtttcaaatatttaaaaaacaGTAAAGATGAACAAGATTGTACTATCCAAATTGTGACGAATGACACCAAAATCGAAAAACTACAAGTTGAACTCTCTCGTTTAAATCCACAGCatataattcaaaaatatttggaatgtGATAAATACGATCCTCATTTTATCTTCAACTATCTCCATTTTACATCGAGGCTATTCTCTGCATTCACAAAGATTCTGGAATCGAGCTCTAATACTATGAATGTGACATTACATTTACACACCTTAGCTGGATATCAATTGAACTATCACAACAGACTAACCGGCGGACAAGTTGCTTTGAGTATCGATCTGAGGAATTTTCCGCATAAGTCAGGTTCTTTGTATTATGTTCATTTCGCTCATGACGATCATATATCTACCAAGAACCCAATGTATGCACTAGTCCTGCAAGTTATCAACACCATTTTTATATTGAGCAACGGtggaaagaaaacaatTCCAAACGCAATCAGGTTAGGGGTTGGGGTGGCGTGTACATCAAATGACATTGAACCGTTACTAGGTGAGATCCACTCTGTGTTGACTCATTATTGA
- the RFU1 gene encoding Rfu1p (similar to Ashbya gossypii ABR232C) encodes MKSSSELAKEAADYRFNVQVSLKLYLSTCVEILEEAQSASLWGNIERSYLLYLRYLDLCMNKLVGHPHVKNPSNKEENLHRQEYLQLMKLEVPAILKITEDMRADVDLRFQKFRLSLVKNVAPAVKSCTEKNSKIKDSEESRPIVLPPSFDEEQFNQKVLWFHTNIIDLNSAKSVLSEKESPRTNCDAFSYPELPKLSFSSVN; translated from the coding sequence ATGAAATCGTCTAGTGAACTTGCTAAGGAAGCAGCAGATTACCGGTTTAATGTCCAGGTGTCACTAAAGTTATATCTGTCCACCTGTGTTGAAATTCTGGAAGAGGCCCAGTCTGCATCTTTATGGGGTAACATTGAAAGGTCTTACTTGTTATATTTGAGATATCTCGATTTATGCATGAATAAATTGGTAGGACACCCTCATGTCAAAAACCCAAGCAATAAAGAAGAGAACCTGCATCGGCAGGAATACTTacaattaatgaaattgGAAGTGCCGGCGATCTTGAAAATTACTGAAGACATGAGAGCAGACGTTGATTTGCGATTCCAGAAGTTTCGACTTTCATTAGTCAAAAATGTAGCACCTGCTGTTAAGTCTTGTACTGAAAAAAAtagtaaaataaaagaCTCTGAAGAATCTAGACCCATTGTCCTACCACCTTCATTTGACGAGGAGCAATTTAATCAAAAAGTTTTGTGGTTTCATACTAATATCATAGATTTGAATTCTGCAAAATCTGTGTTATCCGAAAAGGAGTCTCCAAGGACTAACTGTGATGCATTTTCGTACCCGGAGCTACCTAAGTTAAGCTTTTCTTCAGTGAATTAA
- the OTU1 gene encoding ubiquitin-specific protease OTU1 (similar to Ashbya gossypii ABR233W) has product MRLKISTPKGGNKVINLSNDATFEDLIAEVKTTFGDISIGKVRYGYPLQTIDIEEQVGNILLMELGISSGERITVESKNSDKNTKHVGQTLPGSCILRNEKQGGPESLPDRISVRPGVLLQVHEVPDDNSCLFHAISYAVYKDMVVSYQFREVVANEILANPIEYSDSILGRPNLQYYEWILKSTSWGGAIEIAILSKYLKIAIFVLDIDAGRFEKFNEDKYSKLMILAFSGIHYDTVEIFHESSKEVETIFKVDDSETDTLLAKAAEVASKMKKAGLSFNTHKGHIKCNSCGVLLVGEREVAHHAESTGHVDFGQAPE; this is encoded by the coding sequence ATGAGGTTAAAGATCTCTACTCCGAAAGGAGGTAATAAGGTCATAAATTTATCAAATGATGCGACATTTGAAGATCTAATTGCAGAAGTTAAAACGACTTTTGGTGATATATCTATTGGTAAAGTGCGGTATGGATATCCACTACAAACTATTGACATTGAAGAACAAGTGGGtaatatattgttaatGGAGCTAGGAATTAGTAGTGGAGAAAGAATTACTGTGGAAAGTAAGAATTCTGATAAGAATACAAAACATGTAGGTCAAACATTACCAGGTTCTTGTATTCTTAGGAATGAAAAGCAGGGTGGACCTGAATCTCTCCCTGACAGAATCAGTGTACGCCCTGGCGTTCTACTTCAAGTTCATGAAGTCCCTGACGATAATTCGTGTTTATTTCATGCCATTTCTTATGCTGTATATAAGGATATGGTAGTCTCTTACCAATTTCGGGAAGTTGTTGCCAACGAAATTTTAGCCAACCCAATTGAGTACTCTGATTCTATCCTCGGGAGGCctaatcttcaatattatGAATggattttgaaatcaaCTTCTTGGGGGGGTGCTATTGAGATTGcaatattatcaaagtATCTCAAAATTGCCATATTTGTGCTTGATATAGACGCCGGCCGgtttgaaaagtttaacGAGGATAAGTATTCAAAACTAATGATATTAGCATTTTCTGGTATTCATTACGATActgttgaaatttttcatgaGAGCAGCAAAGAGGTAGAAACTATATTTAAAGTGGATGATTCAGAAACAGACACGCTTCTCGCTAAGGCTGCAGAAGTAGCttccaaaatgaaaaaggcTGGACTATCATTCAACACTCATAAAGGTCACATAAAATGCAATTCTTGTGGAGTGTTGTTAGTTGGGGAGCGCGAAGTAGCTCATCATGCCGAGAGCACCGGGCATGTTGACTTTGGACAAGCTCCGGAGTAA
- the BUD20 gene encoding Bud20p (similar to Ashbya gossypii ABR234C) has protein sequence MGRYSVKRYKTKRRTKDLDLIFEDLASQQKIQQLLNQPVDETKPGLGQHYCIHCAKYFETAVALKTHLKGKIHKRRVKELKGVPYTQDVANAAAGNDVNKFLNRVEQITTSIGPQKIQNEVLLQEHFKTTLANVATTEPTLPCVAQNSEVVATSVDDQIVMVDKDGEVSMQ, from the coding sequence ATGGGGAGATACTCAGTTAAAAGATATAAGACTAAGAGAAGAACCAAGGATCTGGACcttatttttgaagaccTGGCTTCTCAGCAGAAGATTCAGCAACTTTTAAACCAGCCTGTAGATGAGACAAAACCTGGCTTGGGTCAGCATTACTGTATACATTGTGCAAAGTATTTTGAAACAGCAGTTGCATTGAAAACGCATTTGAAAGGTAAGATTCATAAGAGGCGTGTGAAGGAGTTGAAGGGAGTTCCATACACTCAAGATGTGGCCAATGCAGCGGCTGGGAACGATGTGAacaagtttttgaatagagTGGAACAGATCACAACTTCAATAGGGCCTCAAAAGATTCAGAATGAGGTGCTCTTACAAGAGCATTTTAAGACTACTTTAGCTAATGTGGCGACAACAGAACCCACACTTCCGTGTGTGGCGCAGAATTCTGAAGTAGTTGCAACttctgttgatgatcaAATAGTTATGGTAGATAAGGATGGCGAGGTTTCTATGcaatga
- the RPL10 gene encoding 60S ribosomal protein uL16 (similar to Ashbya gossypii ABR235W) — protein sequence MARRPARCYRYQKNKPYPKSRYNRAVPDSKIRIYDLGKKKATVDEFPLCVHLVSNELEQLSSEALEAARICANKYITKVTGRDSFHLRVRVHPFHVLRINKMLSCAGADRLQQGMRGAWGKPHGLAARVAIGQIIFSVRTKDSNKDIVIEALRRARYKFPGQQKIILSKKWGFTNLDREEYIRRRDAGEVKDDGAFVKFLSKKGSLQDNFREFPEYFSNQV from the coding sequence ATGGCTAGAAGACCAGCTAGATGTTACAGATACCAAAAGAACAAGCCTTACCCAAAGTCTAGATACAACAGAGCTGTTCCAGATTCCAAGATTAGAATCTATGACTTGGGTAAGAAGAAGGCCACTGTCGATGAATTTCCTTTGTGTGTCCACTTGGTCTCCAACGAATTAGAACAGTTGTCTTCTGAAGCTTTGGAAGCTGCTCGTATTTGTGCCAACAAATACATCACCAAGGTGACCGGTAGAGATTCTTTCCACTTGAGAGTCAGAGTCCATCCATTCCATGTTTTGAGAATCAACAAAATGTTGTCATGTGCTGGTGCTGATAGATTGCAACAAGGTATGAGGGGTGCTTGGGGTAAGCCACACGGTTTGGCTGCTCGTGTTGCCATCGGCCAAATTATCTTTTCTGTTAGAACCAAGGATAGCAATAAGGACATTGTTATTGAAGCTTTGAGAAGAGCCAGATACAAGTTCCCAGGTCAACAAAAGATTATCTTATCTAAGAAGTGGGGTTTCACCAACTTGGACCGTGAAGAGTAtattagaagaagagatGCTGGCGAAGTCAAGGATGATGGTGCCTTCGTCAAGTTCTTGTCCAAGAAGGGTTCTTTGCAGGATAACTTCAGGGAGTTCCCAGAATACTTCTCTAACCAAGTCTAA